Below is a genomic region from Raphanus sativus cultivar WK10039 chromosome 4, ASM80110v3, whole genome shotgun sequence.
GTGAGATCCACTTCCACCTTCACATGAGACAAGGTGAGACTTACCTAATTCAAAGTGAAGTCATCAGTCTCCTTAGGTTCCCCAATCAAACCTGCAACCAGACTAAGGCCTTTTTGATATCACAGGTCTAATGGGACTCCAGTGAGGTGAGCACAGATCTTGATGGAGCTTAGTGGAGGGGTGGCAGCAGAGTGAGATGAAGATCATTGCGCGGTATGAAACATCGAGTCTCCTACATACCAAATGTTTTTATCCAGTATCTTTTGTCTAAGAAACTCACTCGGTATTCTTACTATGACAGAACGCTAAAGAGGATTGTTGTGTATCTCGAGTGACCTTCCTTTTCCCCACATGTGACACAGAACACTTTGAATGTGGCTAAAAGGTGGAGGTCTACCGTTGAAATAGCACACTATGAAGTCTTTATGCATCTTAGCACCAGTTTGGAAAACAGAGTCTGGAATAAGAACACGAGGCCGACCATTACTTGAAAGAGTAACAGGCGCTAGTCTGGTAAGCGATCGGTCCCCTTTTACACTAAGCTTTTCTGCAAGGGAAGGGACATGAGTAGATTCAGGGGTTGGTAGTAGAGGGTTCAGGCGATGGGGCTGAGGTTGTTCTGTCGGGCTGGGAATTGGCCTGGGGGAGGAAGAATTTTCAGTGGAGGAAATGGGGTTTTTAAAGGCACAGGGGACAAGTGGAGGGGAAATTTGTGGGTTAGTACTAGGCAAGTTCGAAAATGGTGTTGGAAGAGTATAGACAACTTGTTCCTGATTAGGAGACAAGCTGTTAGTAATTTGAGAAATGACagatttagggttttatgtAGCAGTAATAGTATTGAGGGTTTCAATCTGAGGGACAGATCCAAACTGAGTAGGATTTCCGTGAGCAACGGCCGTAGGAGGAGATTCCATAGCTTGTGTCATGGTAGTATCAACTAGAAGAGGAGCAGTAAGATGGGATCGACGGATTTCAGAGCGGGATAGTGGAGGGGTAGAAGCTAGAGGAGGGAAAAGATGGGGGGAGAGTGGTGATGGAGGATCAGGAGGGTCAAGTGGGAAAGGGGAGGGGGGAGAGTTGAGCATCTCTGGAGGTTGAAGATGACGGTTGCACTGCATCGGGAACGGCGTTAGAGAGAGATTGACTTTGAGTATTTCATTGCTTCGAAATTTTGTTTGGATGGTTTGTTAGTAACAATGTTAAtatctattgtttttttttttgccaatgTAATATGTGTATAAAagaactattttattattagtaaTTTATTGGGCAATTCTCCATAATAGCaccttttagattttttgtctCAAAAATAGCACTAGAAGGGAAAAGTCACAACAATAACCTTTATTTATTGATCAAAAGACTACAATACCCTAGCTAATTTAATACTCTAATTACACAAgaaaatatctaataaaaaaagattgaaCGTCGGCTTCAAGCTGCCATGGACGATGACATCGAGCTCCATCATCGCCGGAGACAAATCGCCAGGACTCGCCGTGGACGTTCTGAATCGATGATCGAGAAAAGCCATGGGTCTGCAGAAGTTATTGTATTTCAGCATCATTTCGTTTGATTTAGACAATCTGAACCGATTCAAATTCCCTCTGAGATACGATGACTCCACCACTGCCGAAGCTCGCGTCCGTCAAGGGTCCAAGAGAAGACGAAACTCTCGAATACAAATCCAGATCCACTATCCGGATCGAAAAGAGCTAGGGCTACGAAAAGTAAAGTAGCGATTACGAATGAGGAAGAAGCTGTTGCGGCGGAGAAGAAGTGAAACTCCAGGGCTCGGGGAGGTAAGAAGAACACTGAGGCTGTTTAGGATTCAGTCAAATTGGAGATTGAGGATACACCGAAGGGAGTGGAGATGTCAGCGGTGAAGAGAGCGACAAGGAGCAGAAGGATGATTGGGAATATAAAGAGTGAGGTACTGGTTTAGAGGAGATGAAAAGACCTTCAAGAACTACGAGGAGGAATATGAAAGAGATTGGTGACGATGTTTATCTGGACTTGGATATGGTATTGGCCAAGCCCGTGCTAAGAAGATTAAAGTGGAGCAGAAGAGCGTGGTAGAAGAGATGGAAGCTAGAGATGATGGTGTTAAAGAAAATAAGGGTGTTAGTGAACATAGTGATTGAGTTAAAAAAGAGCTCATTGGGAGAAGAGAAGATAGTGGATGAGACAGAGGGGATGATAGAGGATATGAGAGCTAAATCTCGGGGAGTTCACCAAGAGTCGAGTGCTCAGGTACTCTTAATGAGGGAAAAAGTGATCTAGCATACTCTCATGTAATCTGCCATActcttatttgttttcatactcTTCAACCCGATGGTGAAAGTCGAAAGTGCCCCTCTCTACTTGACCAATGAAAACCCTCTCTACTTGACCAATAAAAATGCTCATTTACTTGACCAATCAAAAAAAAGCGCggtttatctctctctctcctgtccAGGTGgattttctcattttcttaattagttttaatttttctctctcctccctAATTCGAGTCTCTCTCTCGACGGACGATTGACGAAGAAAGCGAATGAAAGCTAGAGCGATCATTGAGTGAGTTTCGATTGTAAAGGAGATTGCGGCTCGCTTGGGTGCTGAAATTGACCCCCAACCCAGGTCAGATAAAGTTCAGGTAAAGCATTGTCTTTCTCTGTATCGAATGAATGAAGTCAATGCGGCTCGTTAGGTTGGGATTTTTAGACAGTAGATTTCGAATATATGGGTCTTTGTGTTGTCAATTGAGAGCTGTATGGTGTGTTTGTTATGGAATTGGATTATGAACAAGAAATGTCGGGAATCAAAACTGAAATCCGGAATGAAAAGGGTGAAACTAGTAGACTATAAAAGTGTAAATAGGTGAAACTTTACTGTTGAGAAAAAGTGTAAACAAGTATAAATTAGTAGGACTATAATAGCAAAACTGTATAAGTAAGATTAACTTCAATTGTATACTTTTTATTTGGTACAACAGATAATGGGTTATTCTTCTACAAACATACACTTTGACTATGATGGACAATATGCGAAATCAGGAGATGATTATGAATGGATTCCAAGCGATGGTCGTTTGTATGGTATATCCTTTAAGACATCATCATTGGATGAGATCACTTATTCCTGTTTGAAGGAGAGGATATGCAAGAAGAAGAGGATAGATCCGTGTTTAAAGAGGATGAATCTGAGTTACATTCCACTGGTAGTAGAACCTAAGAGGCAAtcatatattttggatgatgaagatgtgtaTGTGTATCTGACATCAGTGGATAAAGAGGGAAGAAGAAGTATTTTGCATGTAGAGGTCATCGAAGAAATGGAGCAACAATCAGTAGTTGAGAAAGAAAGCTCATATGGTGGGAACTATAGTGAGCTTGCGAGTGGATTACCCGAAGTTGAAGGTAATCCGGGTGCACTCACTCTATTTCCTCGCATTGAAGAAGCAGAACTATATCTGCCGGGGGCTGAACGGGTGGAGAATGTTGTTATAAATGGAAAAGCCGAGGAAAGGGgcattaatgttgttaatggagaagccgaggaaaggggcattaatgttgttaatggagaagccgaggaaaggggcattaatgttgttaatggagaagccgaggaaaggggcattaatgttgttaatggagAAGCCGGGGAAGGGGGCGTGGACAGTGAGGGCGACGTGGATAACTCTATGGGTGTTCGTCCTAGTTCGTACTATGTTGAGCTCCCACGTgttgcaaaagaaaaaccagTGGTTAAAGAGTGGGAAGATGGTTTGGGTCTTCAGTTGTTTCAAGAATTTGAGAGTAAAGAAGCTGTGAAAGATATTATTGATAGAGCATCACAAGAGAACTGTTTCGGAATCAGTATTTGCAACTCGGACAGGGGTCGATATGTGGTAAAATGTCGGGGAGCAGATGAAGGTTGTAAATGGAGTGTGAGAGCAACAAAGATAGATAAATCTGAAGCGTTCTCGATTAGAACATACAGGAATATGCATTCATGCTCTCGCGTAACTTCAAGTACtggaaagaaaaggaaagttacaCCAAGATGTGTTGCAGCTATAGTGCACAAGGATTATCCGGGACTATATGAGACACCAACAGCGAAAATCCTGGTCGGTCTGGTGCAAAGGAAACTGGGTGTGGAAGTGTCGTATACGACATGTTTGAGAGGAAAAAAACAAGCTGTTGCGGATATTCGTGGTGATCCGGAGAAGGGATATATAATATTGCCTGCTTATTTGTATATGTTAGAGAAGGCGAACCCGGATACAAAAACAAGTTTGGTAGTGGATAAAAACAACCGGTTCAGATACCTATTTGTTGCGTTGGGAGCCTCCATTGAAGGGTTTGAATACATGAGGAAAGTCATCACTGTGGATGCAACTTTCCTGAAGACTGTTGAAGGTGGTTGTTTAATTATTGCCACGGCTCAGGATCCAAACCTTCACCATTATCCAATAGCTTTTGCTGTGGTTGATGGGGAGAAAAACGAAAGCTGGAAGTGGTTTTTCACGACGCTGAAAACTGTTATACCGGATTCGACGGAATTGGTGTTTGTTTCAGACAGAAATCCAAGTCTGATAAAAGCTGTTGGTGAAGTGTATCCGATGTCTAAACATGGGTATTGTATCTGGCATCTATCGCACAATGTGAAAGCTCATGTCAATCAAGGCAGGGACGAGGTTGCACTACAATTCCGAAAAGTTGCATGTCTTTATTCAGAGCATGAGTTTAAAAAGCAGTATGACGATTTTAGGGAGAGGTATCCATCGTGTGCTAGGTATCTTGATAAAAGTGTCGAAGTCAAACGGTGGGCGAAGTGTCATTTCCCCGGTGCTAGGTACAACATAGACACCTCTAATTGTGCGGAGTCTTTGAATGCGCTATTTGAAAAGGCGCGAAGGATGTCTTTATTGCCTATGCTTGATACAGTTATTGATAAAATGTCTGAGTGGTTCAACAGACATAGGAAGGATGCAGCAGAAGGACCGTCATCTCGAAAATTGGTTCCTTTGGTGGAGAACAAATTGCATAAGAGAACACCGAAAGGTTCAAAACTTTCAGTGACTGTATTGAACAGTTTTCAGCTTGAATACAGTGTTATTGGAGAAGACGGGAAGACTTATTCTGTGGATTTGCAACAGAAGACGTGCAGTTGCAGGAAGTTTGATATAGATAAATACCCATGTAGACATGCAATAAGAGCTATCATTAAGTGTTTGCAGCATGATAAACCATTACAGTTGAGTGACATGTACGATTTCATCTCGAATTATTACTTCATTACAACATGGGCGAAAGCGTATCGAAGGACTATATATCCAGTCCCTCATATAACTCATTGGCTGGTTCCAAAAGAAGTCGCGGCGGCGAAGTGTCCTCTACCTCCAgactacaagaaaaaaaaaaagacatcagGAAAAAAGGCATCCTTCGGCGGGAGAAAGTCGGCCCCGTCCCCGTCCTAATAAGTATATCCCGAATAGGGGTCTGGCTAGCTATTTCAACTGCTCGCAGGGTCCTGAAGGAACTGAAGGAGTTGAAGGAAATGAAGGAACTGAAGGAAATGAAGGAACTAAATGAGCTGAAGGAGttgaaggagctgaaggagctgaaggaacTGAGGGACctgagggaactgaaggaacaGAAGGAACTGAAGTGTTATATGAATGTGAACCTTAGTGAAACCTGATTAAAGTGATTTCGTTTTATGATTGTAAAACTTGGTGAAACTTTCGTCATGTAACCTTTCGTTAGTTGATGACTATGTTTTTAGCTATGTTTTTAGCTATGTTGAGAAATCCGAATACATCAATGTTAGCCATGTTTTTAGCTATGTTAGCTAACAATGTCACGATTTTGATACTTTACGAAATGTTAACAATGTTCTGTCGAATGGGAAGAGAATACATCATTGTTAGCTATGTTTTTTGTAAACACTACCTCGTGGGATTAGAAAAGATACATATGtcacaaaatcaaattttatcatGCATGAGCACATCTAAAACGTTGatagaaaatagaatatatCAGGTGTAACCATAAAATCAATCATCTAAGTACAGTAAAACCAACAAAATCGGAAAAATCAGTAAAGTAAAACTTTAAAGGTTTTTGTATAACTACAAACTAAGTGAAGCTATAAGCACGAAAATCCTACACGAAAAAATTTCCGCCCATTTTTTCGATTTTTGACTTTCCACAAAATCGATGCGGAGGCGACGTAGAGGTGTATTAAACccattatttttaatgttttcgcCATTTACCTCagccaatctctctctctactaTTCAATCTCTCTCTAGATCTCTCTCTACAATCGGTCGCTCTTATTTCTAGATCTAGGTTACTCAAAATCATGACTCATCCAGACGAGGAGTATAGCCAGATGAAGGCTTTGAAGAGAGACATCAACATGCTTGGCTGCGTGGCGGATGCCGAGTGTGGGATTCCGACCAGATGCCCTTGTGGGGGGACAATCATCAACGAGGTGGCTCGGAACCTGAAGTATCAAACCGATTTTGATACTTTACCGGGGAGAAAATACTTCACTTGCAAAAATTATGAGGTAATTTATAGAAAACGCCCAGATTTATAGAAAACGCCCAGATTTTTTATTGATACTTTCGGATTTTGATACATTCCCGTTTTACGTCTAGAATGATGGCTTCCATTTCCGTCAACCATGGGTCTTCGGAGTCCAGGAAGAGGTTGAAATGTTAAGGAAGCGCGTGGATGCGATGGCTGCAGAGATTGCTGAACTGAAGTATAATCTAACCCGTCAGAATCCCACCACTCCATGAGATGCGTCCGGTCCATGACATTAGTCTACtatctgttgttgttgtttgcttGAGATTATGTTCCCTTGTTGTTGTTTGCTTGAGATTATGTTCTTATGTTGTCGTTGTTTGCTTGAGATTCTGATTTACCAAGACTCTTCGGATTTACTTAAGTTACACTAAGTTGCAAGtgaaacttactaaagtttccctattctccctccttcacgatctacgaaatatcataaattcacgaagttacactaagttgcaagtgaaacttactaaagtttccctattctccctccttcacgatctacgaaatatcataaattcacgaagttacactaagttgcaagtgaaacttactaaagtttccctattctccctccttcacgatctacgaaatatcataaattcacgaagttactctaagttgcaagtgaaacttactaaagtttccctattctccctccttcacgatctacgaaatatcataaattcacgaagttacactaagttgcaagtgaaacttactaaagttttcctattctccctccttcacgatctacgaaatatcataaattcacgaagttacactaagttgcaagtgaaacttactaaagttttcctattctccctccttcacgatctacgaaatatcataaattcacgaagttactctaagttgcaagtgaaacttactaaagttttcctattctccctccttcacgatctacgaaatatcataaattcacgaagttatactaagttgcaagtgaaacttactaaagtttccctattctccctccttcacgatctacgaaatatcataaattcacgaagttacactaagttgcaagtgaaacttactaaagtttccctattctccctccttcacgatctacgaaatatcataaattcacgaaGTTACCGAGAGAAGTTACCCAATATATAACATAAGTCTTAAATACCAGTCTTCAACATCAAACAAGAAAGTCACGGGAATTTAAAGTCATACAGACCGAATAATTCGAGTTCATCCACATTAAAACAAGCACATACTGGGAATTCACTCCGTCTTCTTACCTACTTTTTTTGTCTTCGGCTTCTTCTTAGCCGCCGCCTTCTTCTTACCTGCTGCCTTCTTCTTAGCTGCTGCCTTCTTCTTAGCTGCTGCCTCCTTCTCAGCTTCTGCCTCCTTCGCTGCTGCCTTGCTTCTTAGCTGAATGGGACTCCTCACAGTTTCACCAACCAACTTAACCTTTTTCACAGGAACTGTTTCTTTCCCATCATCTTTTCTCGACCTCTTTTTTTTCGTGTTTACAGAAATTAAATTGTTTTCGACCTCCGCAGCATGTGCATACATCtccgcatcatcatcatccatgtCAACATCACCATATTCCCTCTGTACATCCTTTGAAATTTCGAGAATGACATCTTCAACATTATTATCCTCTTCCTCCGGCTCGTTATTGTCACCACCATCCTCTTCCTCCGGCTCGTTATTGTCACCACCATCCTCTTCCTCCGGCTCGTTATTGTCACTACCATCCTCTTCTTCCGACTCGTTATTGTCACTACCATCACCATCATCTTGGACCGCCGGATTGTCACTTCCGGAAACACTCAACCTAAGACTTTTCACTTCCTCTTCTAGCAGACCTAGCTGCGTAGACAATAAAGTGACTTTTTCATTCACTCCCTTCATAGCATCTCGAACTGCATCTCTGACTGCATTCATAAGCCGACCTTCCATAGCTTTTAAAGCCTCAGCTCCAGGAGTAGCTCCACTAACCTCCACCGAATCAGCATTAGCCTGACCAGATTGTACATTATTCGATGGTCCTCCGATAGGATTGGTGGGACCTTCAATCTGACCTGTGCGAGACTCTAAATCCATGCGGAACTGTTCTTCAAAGAAAACTTGTTTCTTCCCTTTCCGTATTATCTTCGTCCAACCATCAACTGCTGCATCATCGGCGTCATCGGCCCAACAACTCTCCTTGTCCATTCCTATGGTTTCCAGAAGTTCCTCCTCAGCTGCTGTTGCTACCAAGATACTCTCAATATCCTGtggtaaaaatacaaaaatactaATTACCTTAGTTTCACCAAGTTTTCATAAGTCTCATAAGTCCCTTCTCCTCAATTCGACTCCACATAAAACATCAATTACCTTTGTATTATTACCAAGTTTATCGTTCACAGCTTTCAGACTGAATTCCTTGGTTCCACTTTTCCGTTTGTACTACATCTTGCACATCCGCGGGCAACTACTATTTGCACCATTCACATTTTCTCGGAAATGGTTCCTCAAGCTTGGAATTGCCTCAAAGGCCAACAACTACCAACACACAACAAAAAAGACATTAACATCAATTAAACAACTATGTTGAAGAGAGCTTGAGAATACCTCCAGAGGGATAGGAAAGCTTGTAAAAACCCAACTCGTCGGCGCAAGCCCGTCGCATTTTTCCAAAAAGGTAGAGACATCCTTCAAGTTATGTTCGAATGCATACCGCCCCCAAGGGAACGTTACACACGCATCTAGGTCATCAACAACACTCAGGAAAAAACTGTCCACAGGTGATGCTCCCTCACCACTCTTTCGGCCTCCGACAAGGATGCTGGCTAAGAAGAACAGAACGGCCATCTTCTTACGATCCTCAGATGGCTTTGATTTCATCGCCAACATCTGCTTCTCCAGGTCAGCGTATGTTACCCTTTTCCCTCCAAAATACTTGTTCATGAATGTTGTACCACCCAACCTCTCATGGTTGGGGGGATACTCATGGCAGTATAGTCCAGAAATGAGTCCTAATTCTCTAAGAGAATATCGGATTGCGACGCCATTAACGACAAACCATAACTCATGCTTCTTCGCAACACAAGCTGATCGCAAAACGAGAACCCACATTCCCATCCACTTCTGCTTTCGGTTTTTAATATGGAAGAAATGCTGGAATTGTGGGTGCTCTATGAACCATTCCACCTCCTTCGCTTTCAGGATCGTTTGAATAGTTCTTATCGCCGAGTCAATGTAACATTTTCCTGAAAGCTTTAAAGACTTTTGATATTGGCTTGAAGGAAAGTGTAGTTTCGATAGCATGCCCTTTTCTTCGTCATCTACAACCTGCACTCAAGTGAGAACCGGATCACGTACGACATCTTACAACCATCAACATATAGTTTCACAAACTTCGACTAAGTTCAGCAATCACTAACTCTAAATTCCACTTAGTTTTCCACACTTATCTAATCTTTCAAATCATCTATGTAAaagttttcaatttcaatacTTACCGAATCTGCATGCGACTCAGTTTCATGATGTCGTCCAAATAGAATTATCTCcctttcatcagcttcttcgTCGTTTCTTCGGGGCTCTATTTCGTCTCCGGgttccttctctttttctccttcgtctccgacttccttctcttcatctccttcGTCCCCGgcttccttctctttttctccttcgtctccaacttccttctctttttctccttcgtctACTTCTCTTGATTTCTCCCCTTCATTTTTCTTACTTGATTCTTCCTCTTCCCCTTTTCCATTTCCACTGGCATTGTCTTCGCTTTCATTTGCATCTCTGGGACTTTGGTCGGTTCCTGGGCCGACAGGTTTCTCGATAATCCTTGGGTTTGCTTCATCTCCTACTACACTACTCGAGCCGTCTTCTTTTGCCTTCGTAACGTctggattcatcatgatttgtgtttttgattGTCGATTGAGGATTCGAATTGAGTAGAGTTTTCAGATAACTCGAATAAATTCTACTTAGTGAGAGACGGTGAACTTTATGTCTTTTCAATCAACCAATAGAGTGGGGAGAGAGGGGAAACGTATTAGGGAATTCAATTTCTGGAAGTGGATATCCGATTTGTTTGGGTCGGTTCTGGGCCCGGGTTTGGATAGTCCTAGGTAGAGTTGTAATTATAGAAGTTTCTCTTGGTTTCGttgtctttttataaattttcgtgtaaaaataaagataaatgaaTTTCTAAATCCGGGCAGTTTCGGGCAGGAGTAtctcagctttttttttttcgggcAGGAATACCTGAGCGTTTAATTGCAGAGGAGAAGCAAGCACAGGGAAAAAGAAATAATGTGTGAGTTAATTAGGACCATCTCCCGTTAGAGAACAATGACCGTATGtctttattaagtttttttctttgtggtCAAAATGTCTTTATTAAGTCAGGTAGCTAACTATCTCTTTTTATCTGCTAAACGGTTATCTTCTGGTATGGTCATGAATCTCTTTGTATGAGATTTGTTTTAAAGCAAGCACCACCTgtatctctctctatatatatataactcgcTTTGGTGCTAATCTggatgatgatttttttttgtgctagTAACCACAACTAATAATGTTTCAACACCATGCTATCCTAAAAAgattgattaattttatttttgaaacttagACAACTTCATTTGATTCATACCAATGTGATGTAAAAATCTTTAATTTTGGTTAAAtgcataacatatatataattgaaacTTTGCTCAAATGCATTCAAAATATGTTCAGGAAACTCATCCTAACTATGTTACATGCTATCCTAAATATGATATATCctaaaaattgattaattttatttgtttccaaaTTAGACAACTTCATTTGATTCTTACCAATATGGTGTACAAATCTTTAATTTAGCTAAACACATGACATATATGATAAGATGATTTACATGGTgttttcaaaacatattatgATCAACTCCATTTAAAATTCatcataaattttgtaaaaactcTATGGAGAATGTTTTTACCACTTTGTTAGACATAGCATAAACATAATGTGAGattcttgaaaatattttaatatttaattaaaaaccaaaatgttAAGATAGCAAGTAAACTAAATAGGAAGAGTTtccagaaaatttaaaatttaaaaaagaaaaatgttaggatactaaacaaaatatttaggAAACGCTTCCTCAAAACTATGTACATGTTGTTTTTCATACACGATATGTCTAACTACTCTGTTGGTTAGGAAAATCAtacaaaactaaactaaaagGAGACatcattataaaacacatatgttatataagATATCTTTGGCACAttcaggatgggtttccagaaaaAATAAATGTGGTAAATGTGgtatataaaacacatatgttatataggaTATCTTTTGGTACATTCAAGATgggtttccaaaaaaaaaaaatgactgtgttttcttgcataagtctATTTtggaagagaatcaaaagcatGTAAGGAATGTAAGACAATCTTTGTTCAGGATGGCTATCCTGAATTGGACTTTAatcttccaaaacaaaaaaaaaacatgatcaaaatctataaaaaaaattcattggcTATAGAAATCACCAAATATAATGCATTATctacaaaatagagaaaacatatcaaacaaataatattaaaacaggATAGgttgaagcattttcaataattctatcaagaaaatgttaaatgtggtatcattataaaacacatatgttatataggaTATCTTTTGGCACATTCATGATGGGTTTCCAGAAACAATAAAATGActgtgttttcttgcataagtctgttttcgaagagaatcaaaagcatGTATAGAATGTAAGACAGTTCTTTTTCAGGATGACTATCCTGAATTGGACTTTAATCttccaaaacaaaagaaaaaaacatgatcaaaatctataaaaaaattcattagctatagaaatcaccaaatatagttcattatctacaaaatagagaaaacatatcaaacaaataatattaaaacaagaTAGGTTaaagcattttcaataattctatcaagaaaattttaaatgtggTATCActataaaacacatatgttatataggaTATCTTTTGGTACAttcaggatgggtttccagaaaaaataaaatgattgtgttttcttgcataagtctgttttcgaagagaatcaaaagcatGTAAGGAAGGTAAGACAGTATTTTTTAGGATGACTATCCTGAATTGGACTTAatcttccaaaacaaaaaaaaaacatgatcaaaatctataagaaaaattcattggctatagaaatcaccaaatatagttcattatctacaaaatagagaaaa
It encodes:
- the LOC108850714 gene encoding uncharacterized protein LOC108850714 → MQCNRHLQPPEMLNSPPSPFPLDPPDPPSPLSPHLFPPLASTPPLSRSEIRRSHLTAPLLVDTTMTQAMESPPTAVAHGNPTQFGSEQVVYTLPTPFSNLPSTNPQISPPLVPCAFKNPISSTENSSSPRPIPSPTEQPQPHRLNPLLPTPESTHVPSLAEKLSVKGDRSLTRLAPVTLSSNGRPRVLIPDSVFQTGAKMHKDFIVCYFNGRPPPFSHIQSVLCHMWGKGRRLDVSYRAMIFISLCCHPSTKLHQDLCSPHWSPIRPVEVDLTKPLPSVVEFERQSGEVVEVKVDYTWLPPTCSHCHEIGYVLRNCLHYSPPKDLPPIDTRTVAKLKKKGSETGKKTSASTSTAKTKQYVVKKTATPSTKDTVPLSTPQKPISGSISLPSSPLALKPPLVLTASIPSSIIPSTESPPDKPTKPSLKCSRSSATFSSPLPPKITFQSSHPPPAPGDPSLSS
- the LOC108850427 gene encoding uncharacterized protein At3g43530-like, translated to MNPDVTKAKEDGSSSVVGDEANPRIIEKPVGPGTDQSPRDANESEDNASGNGKGEEEESSKKNEGEKSREVDEGEKEKEVVDDEEKGMLSKLHFPSSQYQKSLKLSGKCYIDSAIRTIQTILKAKEVEWFIEHPQFQHFFHIKNRKQKWMGMWVLVLRSACVAKKHELWFVVNGVAIRYSLRELGLISGLYCHEYPPNHERLGGTTFMNKYFGGKRVTYADLEKQMLAMKSKPSEDRKKMAVLFFLASILVGGRKSGEGASPVDSFFLSVVDDLDACVTFPWGRYAFEHNLKDVSTFLEKCDGLAPTSWVFTSFPIPLELLAFEAIPSLRNHFRENYKRKSGTKEFSLKAVNDKLGNNTKDIESILVATAAEEELLETIGMDKESCWADDADDAAVDGWTKIIRKGKKQVFFEEQFRMDLESRTGQIEGPTNPIGGPSNNVQSGQANADSVEVSGATPGAEALKAMEGRLMNAVRDAVRDAMKGVNEKVTLLSTQLGLLEEEVKSLRLSVSGSDNPAVQDDGDGSDNNESEEEDGSDNNEPEEEDGGDNNEPEEEDGGDNNEPEEEDNNVEDVILEISKDVQREYGDVDMDDDDAEMYAHAAEVENNLISVNTKKKRSRKDDGKETVPVKKVKLVGETVRSPIQLRSKAAAKEAEAEKEAAAKKKAAAKKKAAGKKKAAAKKKPKTKKVGKKTE
- the LOC108850713 gene encoding uncharacterized protein LOC108850713; the protein is MVLKKIRVLVNIVIELKKSSLGEEKIVDETEGMIEDMRAKSRGVHQESSAQEIAARLGAEIDPQPRSDKVQIMGYSSTNIHFDYDGQYAKSGDDYEWIPSDGRLYGISFKTSSLDEITYSCLKERICKKKRIDPCLKRMNLSYIPLVVEPKRQSYILDDEDVYVYLTSVDKEGRRSILHVEVIEEMEQQSVVEKESSYGGNYSELASGLPEVEAGEGGVDSEGDVDNSMGVRPSSYYVELPRVAKEKPVVKEWEDGLGLQLFQEFESKEAVKDIIDRASQENCFGISICNSDRGRYVVKCRGADEGCKWSVRATKIDKSEAFSIRTYRNMHSCSRVTSSTGKKRKVTPRCVAAIVHKDYPGLYETPTAKILVGLVQRKLGVEVSYTTCLRGKKQAVADIRGDPEKGYIILPAYLYMLEKANPDTKTSLVVDKNNRFRYLFVALGASIEGFEYMRKVITVDATFLKTVEGGCLIIATAQDPNLHHYPIAFAVVDGEKNESWKWFFTTLKTVIPDSTELVFVSDRNPSLIKAVGEVYPMSKHGYCIWHLSHNVKAHVNQGRDEVALQFRKVACLYSEHEFKKQYDDFRERYPSCARYLDKSVEVKRWAKCHFPGARYNIDTSNCAESLNALFEKARRMSLLPMLDTVIDKMSEWFNRHRKDAAEGPSSRKLVPLVENKLHKRTPKGSKLSVTVLNSFQLEYSVIGEDGKTYSVDLQQKTCSCRKFDIDKYPCRHAIRAIIKCLQHDKPLQLSDMYDFISNYYFITTWAKAYRRTIYPVPHITHWLVPKEVAAAKCPLPPDYKKKKKTSGKKASFGGRKVLKELKELKEMKELKEMKELNELKELKELKELKELRDLRELKEQKELKCYMNVNLSET